The nucleotide sequence CATGACCAACAGCCCATATTAACCATCaacatcaaacaaacaaacaaacaaacaaatatataactgtGACAATTCTTCTTCTATTGGTACCAAGTACATTAAAATCCGACTTGAAATGTCCCCacaataattttttgaaaaaaacgtaGTTTTGTAGACaagaaacatgtttttttaaaacgTCAGTTTCTACATGTATGAAAACGATGCGAAACTTTATCGTAACGTTACTCGGTTTGACGTCGaattgcataaggtcgatttctatccgacgcggcTCATATATTGATTGAAACGACGAATTTGGAtgttcacataaaaaaaatcattcacagGGGGTGCTGTGTGATGAAGAACAACTAAAGTCAATGCTACATAATTATAAGTTGTATGATAACAATCTCAGTTTAATCTACCGATACAATTTGCtcgtgtactaaatttcaagcgAAATGCGGTCTTAGAGGGAAagcggtactatttattctgcaaTAGGCGACAATACCAACATTTTCTTAATTTAccactttttttataataaaaacctggataaaacagttatgtgtggtgtatataaacgcatcatagataccaggatcccCTATCATGCCTATGCTGACATGGTATTCTGTTGTTTTATTAAATAGTTATGGTCTTTTCAGTTGAAAACTGCTAATTAAACTGATaataaaatgttaatattgttaaaagGTTGTGCCCTTAAAACcacaaattttcaaattgtacatcTGGCTAAGCTGTTTTCAGTGCACTTCGATCTCGTATTTGATTGAATTTTCCATCTATTTAAATTCGAGTGCCACTGAAGCGTCTTGCATAGACCGgggttttgcatttgcgccgattttttctttcatttgcaccgattttttctttcatttgcgccgatttttttacaggtaaattacaggtgaaaagatataagaagatgcgatgttttgttttgtgtatattgtttgtctgtttgtccttttcatttttagccatggcgttgtcgttGTCGATGtatgaatttgactgtcactctggaatctttcttccctctttcaTTTACCATTTATCAACCTCTTCCGTAAGCCAATtgtacaaatgttatgaattgtcaatctATATAACTGTTGTCCTCTGCTCACTACGGGGAGGTGGAAGTAGGATTTCAGCAAgataaatcaatataaaagctatatatttacatactttaaaatcaagaagtaaaaacctaagataaaagCACTCTTATAATGCTAAAATGAAGGATTCAAATCCATTAAAAcggaatacattcaaatcataaatctgttcctGTCGAGTGTGTATAGGCAACGCATCTAATATATTCCTATAATTGTCGCTAACGGGGtccatcttttctttgtctggCTTACGTACTGATGCGAGCATTTCTATAGAGTTCGCATTTTAACATACGTTACGGCCTGgattttcttgataaaatctGTAAAAACATATAAGTTGGGGTGCAGCTGCTCAAAAATGAGGTGGATAGCGTTACAGTGTGCATATATATGTACTTAGTCTGTAGGCTAAGAATGTAAGACATTTGTCATCAGAAGGAGCGTCAGACATATTGTCAAACGTGAAGCATTGATTTCATTTTGAGGAAGGAATGGTAACCCGATGGAATAGCTATTTACCAATGATGCTTAatttgtctttatactctgtgctcagcccatgtaacttacctgtaacttacctgtaaatccaattaggagaaaaaataaaatcggcgcaaatgaaaaaatgaaatcggcgcaaatgaaagaatgaaaatttcaaaatcggcgcaaatgtcatacgcccgcaTAGACTTGGTACCTTTGGTTATTTTAACACAGAGTGTTTTAGTTATCTTTCAAAGAATATATTCAGTGTTGAGTGACCTAATGATTCTTTCTCATTGAGTTCAATGACTGCCGTATAATCTTATTTTAAAGtcgattattttaattttagacttGCGATTATATTAGGTGTAGTGATAGTACCATGTATAGCATTATCCATTAACAGCATGATTAGGCTAAACGAATACGACCGAGAGTTTGAACAATTAGACGAATTTACAAAGCACATCGATGGGTTGAATGAGATAAAGAGAGATGTTCGGATTTTGAATGAAACATTGACAGATGTTAGGGAAAGAATTGGTACAATTAAAACCTTTATTCCGAGGGCAAAACAGGATATTGAATCTATACGAAAGGAATTGCAAAGTATGAATTCCACAGACAAAAAGGTAAAAGCTATAGAGCGTTCTGTATCCTCGATTAACGATGAATATGTTGAGCTTAAAAAGCTATCGGACTTGCAAAAAGAGCAATGGGAGCAGTTTAATACTTCAATTGAAGCTACCATAAACAAAATTGTTACATTACAACAAAATGCAACCGAGACGGACATTAAAGTTGCACCTGCTATTCAACAACAGAAAGAACTTCTTAAGAATATCATTGATTCTAACGAAAGAATGATAGAAATCAATACTACAGTAAATATTTTTACCGTTAGCTTATCTGATGCCACAAAGAAAATAAGAGACATTGAACCGAAGTTGAAGATAGTTGATGAAGCTGCAACTAAAACGGAAGCCATGCAAACAGATGTGAACACACTTGAAGCGGATATAAGAAACGTTAGGTCTGCTACGTCCAATATGAAAGTTGCAACAGAAGAAGCTGAGAAAAAAGTATCAAAGATGTCGACTGATGTAGAAAAACTGAACACTGATGTTAATCTTTATGAGGAACAATTAGAAGCACTCCAAAATAAACAATCTAAAGTTgatacaaaaattgaaaagtCACATGGAATCACAAAGCAGTTAGAGATTGATGTGTCGGAGGCGAACATCAAAGTTGTTGTATTACAGAATGAAGTGACTAAAAGTGGAAATAAAGTAGAAAATATAAAATCTGAAATAGACGAAGCTGCTTCGAAAATACAGAAAGAGATGTTGTTTTGTAATGTAAGCATTGACGCCCTTAATGATACGATTGCAAATCTGTCCAAAGAAGTCTCATCAAACGCAACGTATATAGAAAACACAGTTCCAACGTTGGTGTCTAATGTGAAAACCTTTCAGACATTAGGTAATAGTATCTATTTTAAGATTTACagttgttaaaacatttttttcaaatacatttagTTGAATGTAATCACTATAATCTTATTGCCACAATTTCgtaaaagaaaagtatttgttcCATGTGAAAATAATGATCATGCTTCATGCACGAGTTTGCTGTACTAGTATAACATTTAAAGAAAGAAACacataaattatttgaaaatttgatggAACTCGgacatatatttgaaataaagtactgtttatatacaTTTACACATCGAAATATAAAAGATCGCAGCAATGATTAAACCTCGCTCCTCGTAGTTTACTTGTAAGGTACTTTGAGTGTATACGGGATCATTTGTTATTACATGCAATGGACAAAGCTGAAAACTTGAAAATAAGCGAaggaaaaacaaatttgaaatctCGTTTGAATGACGGTGATTTACTTATACGATGGCGGATGGCAAAAACCTTTGCAGTGCTCTATTTCAAAACCATGTGTAAATTAGTTTTTACAATGAGGTAATCGGTTACTAACATAATATACCAGAATGTAAAAGAAATTTTGTATGGGTTTcattttatgaagttgaagtcatccgttttaaaaagttcaatttttgaaCCCATTCATTATTAAATTTAAGTTTTTTGGTAAATGAATAATAAGTTATACGATGTTCTCTTACTAAATACTTCAAAATTTGGTTACTATGTTGgatgcatctatcccattgaactagagataaaggatacaacagatacaggtaagtctgccttatatcttgactaacacccaaaaatgttcaataagggccgattgaaaacaaaattgtgaactttccatttctatgtagcaacattctagcagcgcctgcataccGAGTATATATCTCCCTATTGATAAATAATCCCGGCGATttacttgatagagggttgctattCAGAAGTAAGCattaaaaccaagagttccaaatggtgaaattgaaattgaaatcataCCTTCGCAAATTTCACGGACGCAATTACGTGTTGGTtggaccgttatggaatatccgtattacagatgatatcagatttgttctttatgtcgtaactacaaccctattaccttttcacgaatgtgacctaccgaattagactatttaccgggtttgtaacaacatgagcaacacgacggatgcaacaagtggagcaggatttgcttgcccttccggagcacatgaaatcatacccagtttttggtgggttcgtgttgcttagtctttagtttcctatgttgtgtcgtgtgtactattattggtctgtttgtctttgtcttttatagccatggcgttgacagtttattttcgatctatgagtttgaatgtcactctggtatcttttgcccctcccCTTTAAAGAAATATTTCTAATATAATGTAATTGTCAAAAAATGAGAGCAGCTTTCTTAATAAATATTGTTCTTGAAATATTACCAGCAGCCGAAGTAAGTCTACGTACTATGCTTAGACTCGGGATACCATTTCAAAAAATACCTCCACACATATTTCTATTCTACtttcaacaaattaaaatataatttagaaaataatcacatttaattaaactagaggctctcaagagcctctttcgctcacctgttactaaatttactgatgtcggccatcttggttggtaggcagggtcattagacacttttttaaaatagataccctagtaatgattgtggccaagtttggtttaatttggcccatagttttagaaaaaagatttttgtacaagttacaaaaatgacgaaaagttgttcaatattgactataaaggacaataactccttaaggggttctctgacaattttggtcatgtttgacttatttgtagatcttactttgctgaacattattgctgtttacagtttatctctatctataatagttttcaagataattaccaaaaactgcaaaatttccttaaaattaccaattctagggcagcaacccaacaatgggttgtaggattcatctgaaaatttgtgaggggatatatcttattctgatggacatttatatcttgaaagatttgccctaaatgtcttagttttaaagatataaagcaaaCACTGCAATTTACCATTGTGTTCTAagtttagccatgtcggccattttgtttggaaGGTGGGGTCAtgggacacatttttaaaactatataccacaattatgattgtggccaagttagattaaatttggtccagtagtttcagagaagaagatttttgtacaagttacaaaaaatgacgaaaaagttgttaaaattgactataaagggcaataactcctccaggggttgactgacaatttttgtcattttgactTCTTTGTAGGTCTTatattgctgaacattattgctgttaaaaaAAGAACACTGACAATTCAAAAGTCGAAGAAAAACCATCAACACAATGAAAAAACCCATCCcgaaaacaacaaaaagataATCATTAGTCTTTTGACACGAAAGATTGGACAACTCAATCGGTGATTATCTCAGCTGCTTCGGTAGGAAAACAAGGTCATGCTCatcatgtggcacctgtcgtgttatgGTAATTTTAGTGACGAACTTCATTCGGCGAAGAGATAAGGACAGGTGGGCTACAATTATTATAACATATCATTAGTCATCTTCCAAAACATCAAACCAACTGTCAGATGGTGGCTTCCAATAAATTTTCAAAGGAATGAATTTAGCTTAACCACTAGGCACATCCATGATTAAACAGCTTCATACAAACAGCAACCGtcttttaagaaaatcatgagaGGAAAAGTCATCCTTGGAAAACATGAGAGATATACGCTACATATCTGCTATATAGAAATgtaaagtttacaattggaaagctgaaatcctTTTCGAATTAAATATAAcgacaaaaaattaaatattttgagtGGATCATGAACAATTACATCTTGAAAagggaaatatatatttttggacAGCTTTCAGCCTAGCCTCGTTCAATTTATATGTAgcttaaataatttctttttaactgcaGCTGCTTTTCCCTGGATGAGTGTAGTATCTGTCTTTGACGTTTTGTTAACATTTGTATTAATTGCTGTCTATTTAAATAATCATCATTGGCATGTTGAACACTCCCAGAAGGAAAAGCATCAAAATCCTAACGGAAATGGACAAGAAAGAAGACAGGATAACGTAGTACGTATTTCACATCTCATTTTGCTTATGCTTGACATTCAAAGAGATGCCAGATATAGGAAACGACTGACATATTATTTTCACATTGATTGTTTTGGTAATTCAATTTTACTTTGCAAATGTTTTGAGAGTTCTGTAGAAGAAATCCATATTATAGAAGAAATCCATATTATATAAAGTAAACACAACGTATCTTCCCAATAAGACTAAGCTAAGAGTGAATCAAAACCAATTGATAATAAACACAGTTCAAAATCCTTTTTACAATTATACTCTCCATTGAAACCAaacacataattttaaaatatgtaagcATAACAattatgttaaacttttacaataattGTCAAAGTAGGCGAACGTTTGTGTAGAAAGCATATACAACTGGCGATACACGTTCTTGAATTGGTCAAAGAATTATTAATCTCCTATTATAAATCCATAGTGTTTTCCTAAACAAATATTAGTCGTTGACTTAagtatgtttattttaatttgttcatacatcgttgtgaggataatggaatttgatgcgactgtcatacaaagaGAGGTTTATATAGCTATCAGTatttatatagatagatataaaatacttttttcccacataagaaaattcctgtaacaagtcaggaatatgacagttgtgatccattcttttgatgtgttttagcttttgactttgattttgccatttaattagagactttccgtctcgaactttccttggagttcggtatttttgttaattttcttttgataCCTTCAATTTGACAACTAAACATATACAGGGTAATATACACCTTCTGATTTTCGttcttttgttcttattttgGTGACTGAGTTTTAATTTTATCGGTTTGTCTTTATGAAATTGTACTTATTGTTGATATGCTagtaatgaaatttaaacattttggtAGTGTTTCAGAGGTTTGTCATCCAATAAAACATCATTTTTAGGTGCCAATTTTAACGACCAATAACTCCTCAAAATACGGTAGTTTATCCTATAATCTGTCATTTCTATACGCCCGTTTATGGGTCGTATTATAGTATACCATTGTCCGTCTTTCTGTcagtccgttcgtccgtccgtccgtcgtcaacatgtggtactataattttaaaaaaaaaccgcttTAACCAATCGCATGAAACTTTggaaaattgtttatatctattgacgtcaGCTcccttttattttttgtaaattgtagaTTTCAAGTTTCCGTGTTTTGGGGGTTTCTTTAAAAAAGGAGGATTTCCAAGTTTTCGGACAATTACTCCAAAATGCTTTTAGCAGTTTtcatggtgaattgtttatatccatGGATGTAAGCGccatttcgatttttataaattctagaTTTTTTGTTTCGGAGTTATGTGATTTTATGTAAAAAAGGGGAGATTTTCCTGTTTTCATAAATTCTTTGAACAGttatcatgaaactttggtgactggtttATGTCTATTAAGATGCCACTCCTTTGGGTTTTCATGAGTTTCTgttatgacattgagaagttctttaactttattctttgaaaaagcgaCGAGCGTATCATGCGCACATGGTGCAGCTAAATTATGTTACACATAAAGGCAAACAAATAAATTCGTGTCATATTTAATATGATGTGCTAATATTTAAATGTCTCATAGTGGTGTGGGCAACCGTGATATACAAGTTTCTGTTTACGTCAAAGTATTTTTGGAAGTCTCTTCTATGGGTTACGTTAAAACAATCTTGATTAATGAATCATGAATACAACGACTagcaactataaaaaaaaatccgtgatttcatcaaaatgtaAATGCAGGATAAAAACTGTATACGTGCCAAATAGGAAATTCATACTGACATAATTGTTTTCATCTGTTTATAAAGCCTCAACAAATTATACATCCTAATCAAGTACATATATTTTTAGTATATAAAAGTGTGGAATAATCATTTTTTTGGAGATTAACCTGGTTTAAAAAAATGACTTCatatagacataaaaaaaactttgacagTATATCAACTCTGTGTTACAGGATTTGAATCGTATCTGTTATGTATGATTATATTAGAACCAAATGGTTGTTATGTATTTCCTAAATCAGATGTATATGTCACTAATACCGAAGGACG is from Mytilus galloprovincialis chromosome 6, xbMytGall1.hap1.1, whole genome shotgun sequence and encodes:
- the LOC143079072 gene encoding uncharacterized protein LOC143079072, producing the protein MSLLQLQLPIGFIIAMPTTQGQDIKKLQEDLRRLEDLWRLKEDVSRKEKKTLLSLLAIILGVVIVPCIALSINSMIRLNEYDREFEQLDEFTKHIDGLNEIKRDVRILNETLTDVRERIGTIKTFIPRAKQDIESIRKELQSMNSTDKKVKAIERSVSSINDEYVELKKLSDLQKEQWEQFNTSIEATINKIVTLQQNATETDIKVAPAIQQQKELLKNIIDSNERMIEINTTVNIFTVSLSDATKKIRDIEPKLKIVDEAATKTEAMQTDVNTLEADIRNVRSATSNMKVATEEAEKKVSKMSTDVEKLNTDVNLYEEQLEALQNKQSKVDTKIEKSHGITKQLEIDVSEANIKVVVLQNEVTKSGNKVENIKSEIDEAASKIQKEMLFCNVSIDALNDTIANLSKEVSSNATYIENTVPTLVSNVKTFQTLAAFPWMSVVSVFDVLLTFVLIAVYLNNHHWHVEHSQKEKHQNPNGNGQERRQDNVRPQSILDRIQRVPVLDNKVCVLSFYSETMNLHKELVESALATSRRGNNIEIIQHLVRKHEDILNIPGARYIFVFVDFNTRNVILETEEDLGDKKVTTVKAAQKIGADVFVTYVRDKESNQLHPGNLFNQKLSAFTSHPVLKELGNKQRCFSVYDTFNNTQTESIGRSIK